tacttgttttacttttaaattagacagtaaatgtatatctatttgtatgcaaagttttggaaagatgacattattataatttgttaatttgcGTTATGATTTGATTACTcaaaaattttgtaacatctgttgttgtgttcattatgtactggcttttgaagccaccagtaaagcaagaatttttaaaccttgacttagattttacttttatagttaCTAGATATGTTTAACTTCaaactgtattaaaatcataactaaataatagttcaaactataaacatttgtttgatttattcaaattatcaatttccatgtcaaatttaagcaaatatttcaGGAAAATTGTCATTTCTGTTTGGGGCCCTATATTTCCAATAAATGGCATGTGTCCTgggttacaaataaaataaatgaacattttaggcCCCAATCTTTATATCCATGAGCTtttcggatgattgacattactttTACTTCAGGTGCCAACATccttaaacaatttaaaagttgtaaagcaACTTTTTACACCATTCACAAAACAACTAGtcttttctattatttttatcagAATCCACGATGACCAGAAGGTTGCATGCGCACAATACTTATTGTAATTTATTCaccatttacaatatttaagcACGATGTGGGAGAGTCCAGTAGAAGGATGGATATAGGCTGAAAAAAAATGCCAACATCTCCAATATTTCTCTTTGATACTCATTTTCCTTTTCAGTTATTCTAGTCTGTTATAGTTTAAAGAAAAGTATTTATAacacaaaataacatttttacaatttgcTTCTTCTTAATCAATTTCATCACTTGTATAAAAGTAATGTTTTGACAAATACTCAAGAAAAATAAGTTAAAGCGATTTTTAAAACGCATGCATTATATCAAATGCATATCatcgtaatgaaaacaatttttttatcaaattaattaatCGTACGCGTCTCAttcttattcaattttaaatcatacaaaataacatttttacaatttgcTTCTTCTTAATCAATTTCATCACTTGTATAAAAGTAATGTTTTGACAAATACTCAAGAAAAATAAGTTAAAGCGATTTTTAAAACGCATGTATTATATCAAATGCATATCatcgtaatgaaaacaatttctttatcaaataagtTAATCGTCTGAttcttattcaattttaaatcataCTCTGGTAATACATTctgttgaaaatattaataaattagtTTAGTttttgatatgtacatgtatcattttaatGGATATCTTAAGAACATAGATATGTAGCAGATAATCCTCTACGACGATCGTTTTCCACCTCACAGCTAACAAACAAAGCTGTTGTAGTCAAGGGTAGGCAACTCATTTATAAATAACCATATTAACCAATCCCCAGGGCACACCAATAAACACTAGTAatcttagtacatgtatgtgaaatgATAAACACAAATGAACACTAGTTATCTAAGTAAATGTATTTGAAACAATAAACAAGATTCCAATCATCCTAATGGTACGtttgatttctgatttttttcaaacttgttgttgaaaataaacaattaaatcatCATATCTTAGTAACATTAGGAGACTGCATCGCCGTTCTTTGTGCATTTCTTTACTTTCGTTAAAAACAAGTATTGTCATTCTTGGACTAACTACAATTAAGtggaaagaaataaaagaatgaacaataaaaatgactttgatTAGCATACATGATACATGGATTCATGAATCAATCCTTTACCATGCAGCCTCTTTGCGAAGAACTGTATTtctatatggttgtacattagTCAGTCTGTACTCGTATGAAGATTCAGGTCATCATATCTGTACTTTTAATACAGATGAGAAGGTTTTTATGTGTTTAATAGTATAATCTGTACTTTTATTACAGAATAGTTCATCAACATGTCCGTATTTACATTACAAATTAGTAGAGCATTAGGTTTGTTTTAGTAAAACTTCCCAAAAGTTTAGTATGTAGTCTATAATCAATCACTAGATCATCATCCTGTACTTCTGTTGTCATTTAGTTGATAATTTTATCTGAactttattttatgtaatttcTGATCATGATGAGTGTTCTTGTATCACAGATCAGTAGATCATTATGTTTGTACTTGTATTACAGATCGGAagatcattatacatgtatttgttcttGTATTACAGATCGGTAGATCATTATGTATGTACCTGTATTACAGATTGGTAGATCATTATGTATGTACTTGGATTATAGATCGGTAGATCATTATGTATGTACCTGTATTACAGATCGGTAGATCATTATGTATGTACTTGTATTACAGATCAGTAGATCATTATGTCTGTACTTGTATTACAGATCTGTAGATTATTATGTATGTACCTGTATTACAGATCGATAGATcattatgtacaatgtatgtacCTGTATTACAGATTGGTAGATCATTATGTATGTACTTGTATTACAGATTGGTAGATCATTATGTATGTACTTGTATCACAGATTGGTAGATCATTATGTATGTACTTGTATCACAGATCAGTAGATTATTATGTATGTACTTGTATTACAGATTGGTAGATCATTATGTATGTACCTGTATTACAGATTGGTAGATCATTATGTATGTACTTGTATCACAGATCAGTAGATCATTATGTATGTACTTGTATTACAGATTGGTAGATCATTATGTATGTACTTGTATTACAGATCGGTAGATCATTATGTATGTACTTGTATTACAGATCAGTAGATCATTATGTGTGTACTTGTATTACAGATCGGTAGATCATTATGTATGTACCTGTATTACAGATCGATAGATCATTATGTATGTACCTGTATTACAGATTGGTAGATCATTATGTATGTACTTGTATTACAGATTGGTAGATCATTATGTATGTACTTGTATCACAGATCAGTAGATTATTATGTATGTACCTGTATCACAGATCGGTAGATCATTATGTTTGTACCTGTATTACAGATTGGTAAATTATTATCTTTGTACTTATTACTATATTTGTACAGATCGGTTTATCTTGATGTTTTGTTTGTACTTACAGATGAGTAGATAATAACGTCCATTCTTGtatcataaaatcattatgtCTGTCCTTGTTTTAAAGGTTGGTATATCATTCTGTCTGTACTTGTATTACAGATTAGtagaacattttttgtaaatatatcacATTCTGTCTGTATTTGTTTTGCAGACACGTATATTATTATGATTGAACATGCATTTCGTATGAGTATTTATTACCGACTGaacttatattattacaaatttGTAGATCATTATGTCTGTACACACCGCCTCCTGCGTCCTTCGAGGCACGGAGAGGATAAGTAAGTAAGTATGTCTGTACATGCATTTCTAGTGAGTATATAAATCTGGCTGAACTTGTATTACAGACTAGTAGATTATAATGTCTGATAAGTAGATACTAAATACTGACCAACTTAAATTACGGACGCGTAGTAAAATCATTAAGTCTGTTCATGGATTTCGGATGAGTagattacaaatatttaaagtcAAGGATTAACTGATCAGGTATTAGAcacacaattttaaagaacaaaaaaataatgtttactttttattaTGTATACTACACACGCACACATTCacacatatatattaaaagggcaatataaagaaaagatttttataaaaaggatTTCATAGGATAGAAAAACACATTATGCACAacgaaatattaaaatttataagtATTATACACTGTTTGGTATCGGTTCAAAAGACAAAGTTTTAGGAGGAACATACTCAAAGTTTGGTATTGcatttgttttgatgtttcCTGAAGAAATAATTGGCTCCAAAAGAACTGCTCCATTATTAAAGTCCGGTAAGATAACAAAATCGTTTCCTATTTTGGCAACTCTTTCTGAGAATAATTTTTGTTGAGATTTTGAAATTTCCATAACTTGAGAACTTGGCGGAGTAAAAAACACAGTTGGTTTTGGTAAAGTGGCTGTGAAGTCATTTTTCAGAGTATTATCTACAGCGGCAACGGAAATCCCTGACAAAACGTTTTGCCTATCGCCCAGACCCAGCTGTGGATTATTGTTTAAAGATTGTATAGCCTGGTCAAAAGGAATATTACCAATATTTTGGACGGATATATCAGCCACAATGGTTGATTTCTGATCCTTGCCGGTTGATTCTTTGGTTGAATTAATATCATTGGTTTTCTTCAAGCTTGATAAGTACTCATCTATGATTCCACTACCCCCTGTGGTCGGAGTGGCGTCAGATGAGGTATGTAGTCCCTTGTTTTTGTTGGAGTGCAGGTCACCCCTTGTTGGGCCTTCATCGATATAATCGTTGTACTCGTCAATGATTTTAGTGATGTCGTCTGTTGAATTTAGTTCTGTTTTGTTCACTTTTTCATCGCCGGTTAAGTCCCCTTCAATAAAAGTATCTTCAGTCGTGATTGAGTAGGGAGTTGTGGTTGAAGTCATGAGGGGTGTGGAGCTTTCCGATGACGCAGTCTGGGTGGTTGTAGAAGGAGGCGTTGATGTAGTGAAGCTCTCTGATGGCGCAGTCTGGGTGGTTGTAGAAGGAGACGTTGATGTAGTGAAGCTCTCTGATGACGCAGTCTGGGTGGTTGTAGAAGCAGACGTTGATGTAGTGAAGCTCTCTGATGACGCAGACTGGGTGGTTGTAGAAGCAGGCGTTGATGTAGTGAATCTCTCCGATGACACAGTCTGGGTCACATTGTCCTCGGTTACAACTGGCTGCGTCGTTGTTTCCATTGGTGTTTCGCTGCTCTCAGTCATTTCTTCTGAAGTTCTAGTAGTTGTTGAATCCACTGTAGTACTCTCAGTTGTAACAGCAGGTTGTATAGTTGTAGATGTACGAGGCTTATCCGTCGTCATTTCCGTTGTACTCTTTGTTGGAGTTTCGGTGGTTTTGATCGGTTTTGTGTCATCAATATTTGTGCCGATGGTAGATTGAGGGGGTTTGAATGTAGTGGTTTCGAAGTCTACGGGGTAATCACCGGTATCATAATTATTAAGCATATGAAATAGATAGAATAAACCCCCTTCTTCAGAACTCCCCGAGTCCCCCAGTTCGTCCCATAACATGGCATCCATGAGAGAAGGCCCACTATTTTGTATATCCGAAGTGCCTACAGGTAATAAAAAAGCCGTcaaatcaatgtttaaaatatttatattagagaaataagaataaattaatttccaatatgcagtaaagaagaattgaatatataaaaatgaacacATGTATTCAATATAAACTGATAAAACTGTTGAATTTCGGCGTCCGATTGTAGAGAATATATCTACTTACGGCTGTGGTGTGTAGTTGATCCTGTCCGGGGATTAAACAAGTCTCCAAAAAGGCGATGGAGACCAAAACAGGCAACGTTGGTTGCAAAGAAAAGGAGTAAAGTTGCTTGAGCGATCTTCATATTTACAGAAAAAGAAACCAAATTATTTGGTTGATTATTTGAAACAATTGGTGTGGACAGTCTTAGCAGCGCTGAACAACTTACAATACAGTTGGTTGATATATGCACTTCCAAATTGTTTCCAGTCAATATATACCACTCGGCTGTATAGTATCACTTCCCCTCGAAATTCCAATTGGAAGAATTCTCCGCAAAACTGACGCAAACtgtatgtttttttgtttattttgcggGGTGATTGTGGGATGTAGGAACCATGATATGGACATTATTAATACCAATGCACGTGCGGGACAAAAAAACCGCACTAGATGTCATGAGGTCACGGACCATTTGTTACGTACAAACATTGACCGACGCGTTAACTGACAGGTGAGAACACATGGGTGTCGCTGCACTTTGTCATACCATTTTTCATTGGTCAAGCATATGCAGATGTGTATCAAATGAGCAAGTTCAATTACAAGGACAGCACGAAATAAAACTGCAGGTGACGAACTTGATGAAGATTAACCAAAGTCAGAGATACATACATTTTACTGGCTTGCCAATTCTTTCATCAAACATGGCTTAATAAAGCAAAAATAACGCAATAAAGATTTTAACCTGTAAGATCCCCTTGACTGGTTTTGACATTTCACACAGATTAttttccaacttttttttttttttttttttttttattggggtGGGATGGGGTTGATATTTTCAGTGTTATAGGTATCACCATTCATACTTTACAAAGTTTTGTACGGAATGAGGGTTGGGACTCAATGCAATAGCGTTGTTTCGCGCGCGTGGGTTTTTCTCCTTAAAATTGCGCAGTATTGACTGGACATAGCTGGTAAAGAGGAGTGGTCAAAGACCATTTCCGGTATTGTTTACGGAAGAATTTGTATATAGATTATCCTTAATTAGAACGTGTTTACTTAATAAGTAACTATGgctaacataaaaaaaatcgcTAAATGATGCGTCATTTGCatgtgttaatatatatatatatatatatatatatatatatatatatatatatatatatatatatatatatatatatatatatatatatatatataggagaGAGAGAATACTTTTGTTTTGGGTAAATACATTTTGATGAAGTGATTGAATGAGTTGGATATTGGGAGCTCACTgctgtgttacatgtatttcttcttTACATTCACAATCGCTGACCTTTTGAAGAGTTCTAAGCATTGCCCCACTCCTGCATCTCAAAAAAGAGATGACATGCTGTCACTCACTTATGTCCATACATTTATCATTGGGACTAGTATCAATATGTTACTCGGAAAGTCCGCAAGACCTTGACAGTTAGTGTCTAACAATCTGTATCGCCGATCATAATCCAATACATTAGACTCATAGTCATGAGAGAATACGACATTAACACATGCGTGCACAAGTtatataaacattcataattaaagaatagaaattaatAGCCGAAaccataatattgtatcatgaa
The nucleotide sequence above comes from Magallana gigas chromosome 2, xbMagGiga1.1, whole genome shotgun sequence. Encoded proteins:
- the LOC105335232 gene encoding uncharacterized protein, with amino-acid sequence MKIAQATLLLFFATNVACFGLHRLFGDLFNPRTGSTTHHSRTSDIQNSGPSLMDAMLWDELGDSGSSEEGGLFYLFHMLNNYDTGDYPVDFETTTFKPPQSTIGTNIDDTKPIKTTETPTKSTTEMTTDKPRTSTTIQPAVTTESTTVDSTTTRTSEEMTESSETPMETTTQPVVTEDNVTQTVSSERFTTSTPASTTTQSASSESFTTSTSASTTTQTASSESFTTSTSPSTTTQTAPSESFTTSTPPSTTTQTASSESSTPLMTSTTTPYSITTEDTFIEGDLTGDEKVNKTELNSTDDITKIIDEYNDYIDEGPTRGDLHSNKNKGLHTSSDATPTTGGSGIIDEYLSSLKKTNDINSTKESTGKDQKSTIVADISVQNIGNIPFDQAIQSLNNNPQLGLGDRQNVLSGISVAAVDNTLKNDFTATLPKPTVFFTPPSSQVMEISKSQQKLFSERVAKIGNDFVILPDFNNGAVLLEPIISSGNIKTNAIPNFEYVPPKTLSFEPIPNSV